From a single Sediminibacterium sp. KACHI17 genomic region:
- a CDS encoding cytochrome c oxidase subunit II: protein MTMFLTAAVIVLIFVVIFQIAKASEYVSVLKGEEVSRKQNNKINGFLMIGFLVLGLIGVWYCNELYYGKTLLVQDAASVEGARVDSMLWVTLAVTGIVFIITQIILFWFAYKYQESDTRKVFFFPHNNKLEIIWTVIPAIALTVLVVIGLRNWFLFTGEPPQNAMVVEVTGKQFGWIYRYPGKDGSFGKKYYKNIDNASNSLGLIWEDELAHDDVVMEQTMYLVKGKPVKLIIGSRDVIHDVGLSHFRMKMDAVPGIPTTMWFTPKYTTKEMKEMTGNPDFQYEISCDQMCGNGHYSMKGVIEVVEQEEYDAWMVKQKPYYVQQFPDKDPAAPKPATDSVKTASAKPVEAAKKAVAKL, encoded by the coding sequence ATGACAATGTTTTTAACAGCAGCCGTAATCGTACTGATCTTTGTAGTGATCTTCCAGATCGCTAAAGCGAGTGAATATGTTTCAGTACTAAAAGGAGAAGAAGTTAGCCGTAAGCAGAATAACAAGATCAACGGATTCCTGATGATAGGTTTTCTGGTATTGGGACTGATCGGCGTATGGTATTGTAATGAACTGTACTATGGTAAAACCTTGTTGGTTCAGGATGCAGCCAGCGTTGAGGGAGCACGTGTAGATTCTATGTTATGGGTTACATTGGCTGTTACCGGTATTGTATTCATCATTACACAGATCATTTTATTCTGGTTTGCTTATAAATATCAGGAGAGTGATACTCGCAAAGTTTTCTTCTTTCCGCATAATAATAAGTTGGAGATTATCTGGACTGTTATTCCTGCTATCGCATTAACTGTATTGGTTGTGATCGGTTTGCGTAACTGGTTCCTCTTTACCGGTGAGCCTCCGCAAAATGCAATGGTCGTAGAAGTAACCGGAAAGCAATTCGGATGGATCTATCGCTACCCGGGTAAAGATGGTTCTTTCGGTAAAAAATATTATAAGAACATTGACAATGCATCTAATAGCTTAGGTCTGATCTGGGAAGATGAATTAGCACATGATGATGTGGTAATGGAACAAACCATGTATCTGGTAAAAGGTAAGCCTGTTAAACTGATCATTGGTTCTAGAGATGTGATCCATGACGTAGGTCTTTCTCATTTCCGTATGAAGATGGATGCGGTTCCTGGTATTCCTACAACAATGTGGTTTACGCCTAAGTATACGACCAAAGAAATGAAAGAAATGACTGGTAATCCTGATTTCCAATATGAGATCAGTTGCGACCAGATGTGTGGTAATGGTCACTACTCAATGAAAGGTGTGATCGAAGTAGTAGAGCAAGAAGAGTATGATGCATGGATGGTGAAACAAAAGCCATACTATGTTCAGCAGTTTCCTGATAAAGATCCTGCAGCTCCAAAGCCGGCCACTGACAGCGTAAAAACAGCTTCTGCTAAACCTGTTGAAGCAGCTAAGAAAGCAGTAGCCAAATTGTAA
- a CDS encoding DUF420 domain-containing protein, protein MLEPSLPKNDKQARWLIGIFSVVVFTAVVVLGRVKLDIGVNFDVHVFAKINAFINASIAVLLVAALVAVKQKSYAVHKRLMMLALLLSVAFLVSYIAHHLLAGEAKFGDADHDGLVSEAEKIAVGSMRMVYYVILITHIFLAAIILPFILFTAYRGLTGEYVQHKKIAKITWPLWFYVAVTGPVVYWMISPYYS, encoded by the coding sequence ATGCTAGAACCCTCACTCCCCAAAAACGACAAACAAGCACGCTGGCTGATAGGTATATTCTCAGTTGTTGTATTCACAGCTGTAGTAGTACTCGGCCGTGTTAAACTGGATATCGGTGTAAATTTTGATGTACACGTCTTTGCAAAGATCAATGCATTCATTAACGCTTCTATTGCTGTATTATTAGTAGCTGCATTAGTTGCCGTAAAACAAAAAAGTTATGCCGTACATAAGCGACTAATGATGCTCGCTTTATTGCTTTCAGTGGCTTTTTTAGTATCCTATATTGCACACCACTTATTAGCAGGAGAAGCAAAATTCGGAGATGCAGATCACGATGGATTGGTAAGCGAAGCCGAGAAGATAGCAGTGGGTAGTATGCGTATGGTATACTATGTCATTTTGATCACCCATATTTTTCTGGCAGCCATCATTCTCCCCTTTATTTTATTCACGGCATACAGAGGTCTCACTGGTGAATATGTGCAACACAAAAAAATTGCAAAGATCACATGGCCTTTATGGTTCTATGTAGCTGTAACAGGGCCGGTGGTGTATTGGATGATCAGTCCGTATTATTCTTAA
- a CDS encoding DUF5522 domain-containing protein has translation MNRQLIEGKDFYYDEHGYVVFTEAYHISKGYCCGHGCRHCPFDYESVPEPKRSELLTQKQKATEPKA, from the coding sequence ATGAATCGACAGCTGATTGAGGGTAAGGATTTTTATTACGATGAACATGGCTATGTAGTGTTCACAGAAGCTTACCATATCAGTAAGGGATATTGCTGTGGACATGGATGCAGGCATTGTCCATTCGATTATGAATCGGTTCCTGAGCCAAAACGTTCAGAACTATTGACCCAAAAACAAAAAGCTACAGAGCCAAAAGCGTAA
- a CDS encoding heme-copper oxidase subunit III has translation MMTSATTNEPKRIHPHKFTMWVAMGSIVMAFAGLTSAYIVKKNQSSWLEFDLPIVFWYSTVVILVSSLTMHLATKAFKAREMGRYRTLITVTAALGLLFIILQYMGFNDLEARSIALIGPKSNSAASFLFVITGLHMVHVLGGVIALLVMFIRAYSSKVKSYSAIPVEVAGTYWHFVDILWIYLFIFYNWIG, from the coding sequence ATGATGACAAGTGCGACAACAAACGAACCGAAAAGGATTCACCCACACAAATTCACCATGTGGGTGGCCATGGGAAGCATTGTGATGGCTTTTGCCGGATTGACAAGTGCTTACATCGTAAAAAAGAACCAGAGTAGCTGGTTGGAGTTTGACCTTCCGATCGTATTCTGGTATTCAACAGTCGTGATTTTGGTCAGCAGCCTGACCATGCACCTGGCTACAAAAGCGTTTAAAGCAAGAGAGATGGGGCGTTATCGTACACTGATAACAGTAACTGCGGCACTGGGTCTCTTATTCATTATTCTTCAATACATGGGTTTTAATGACCTTGAAGCTCGCAGTATTGCGCTTATTGGACCCAAAAGCAATTCAGCGGCCTCCTTTTTGTTTGTGATCACCGGTTTGCACATGGTGCACGTACTGGGTGGAGTGATCGCTTTACTGGTGATGTTTATTCGTGCTTATAGCAGCAAAGTGAAGTCGTACAGCGCTATTCCGGTGGAAGTAGCAGGTACTTACTGGCACTTTGTAGACATACTCTGGATCTATCTGTTCATCTTTTATAACTGGATCGGATAG
- the trmB gene encoding tRNA (guanosine(46)-N7)-methyltransferase TrmB, with protein MGQKKLIRFEAIKGFENVLEYPEGMQGKWKEFFKNDHPLTLELACGKGEYAVGLGRMYPDRNFIGIDIKGNRIWRGAKTALDEGLKHVAFIRSHMDKITQYFQPGEVSEIWITFPDPQLRTSRAKKRLTHPKFLRLYQQILSSGGLIHLKTDSPDLYQFTLLVIQLYGLTLVEQSDNVYAQASIKPELCIKTHYEGLDIAQSNRIHYLCFRLDKEMPLATDDILKQRLHESTAD; from the coding sequence ATGGGACAGAAAAAACTGATACGATTTGAAGCAATCAAGGGCTTTGAGAATGTACTGGAGTATCCGGAGGGGATGCAGGGTAAGTGGAAAGAATTCTTTAAGAATGATCATCCACTTACGCTTGAATTAGCTTGTGGCAAAGGAGAATACGCTGTTGGACTGGGTCGTATGTATCCCGATCGTAATTTTATTGGTATCGATATCAAAGGCAATCGTATCTGGCGTGGCGCTAAAACTGCTTTAGATGAGGGATTGAAGCATGTTGCTTTTATCCGTTCTCATATGGATAAGATCACTCAATATTTTCAACCCGGAGAAGTCTCGGAAATTTGGATCACTTTTCCTGATCCGCAACTGCGTACTTCACGAGCCAAGAAAAGACTGACACATCCTAAATTTCTTAGATTATACCAACAGATTTTATCATCCGGTGGACTCATTCATTTGAAAACAGACAGTCCGGATCTATATCAATTTACCTTACTGGTGATCCAGCTTTATGGGTTAACGTTGGTTGAGCAATCAGACAATGTATATGCCCAAGCAAGTATTAAACCGGAATTGTGTATCAAAACGCACTATGAGGGGCTAGACATTGCACAAAGTAATCGGATTCATTATCTATGTTTTAGATTAGACAAAGAAATGCCATTGGCTACTGATGACATTTTAAAACAACGTTTACATGAATCGACAGCTGATTGA
- a CDS encoding cytochrome c codes for MKKLLIIALAATATTIVACSDVKRTPGTIYMPDMAYSRAYESYSDYSNLTEKGIHYTAMPVEGTMPRGAELPFHIAKDAPGDTTNYYASRAVLNPIDSMSEAETIEAERLYQINCGICHGAKLDGNGPLYKDGNGPYAAKPATLVGDAKYESMPEGQMFYSVAYGKNMMGSYASQLSRKQRWMVIKYIKNKQKEAKAAAATTTAAK; via the coding sequence ATGAAGAAATTATTGATCATAGCTCTTGCTGCCACTGCAACTACCATCGTAGCTTGTAGTGATGTTAAGCGTACGCCAGGTACCATTTATATGCCTGATATGGCTTATAGCCGTGCCTACGAATCTTACTCAGATTATAGCAATCTGACCGAGAAAGGAATTCATTACACAGCAATGCCTGTTGAAGGTACCATGCCTCGCGGTGCTGAATTGCCTTTCCATATCGCCAAAGATGCTCCCGGTGATACGACTAACTACTATGCATCAAGAGCAGTGCTGAATCCGATCGATTCTATGAGCGAAGCTGAGACCATCGAAGCTGAGCGCTTGTATCAGATCAACTGTGGTATCTGTCATGGTGCCAAGCTGGATGGTAATGGTCCGCTTTACAAAGATGGTAATGGACCCTATGCTGCAAAACCTGCTACACTGGTAGGCGATGCTAAATATGAATCAATGCCAGAAGGACAAATGTTCTACTCTGTAGCTTATGGGAAGAACATGATGGGGTCTTACGCTTCTCAGTTAAGTCGTAAGCAACGCTGGATGGTGATCAAGTACATCAAGAACAAACAAAAAGAAGCAAAAGCTGCAGCTGCTACAACAACAGCCGCGAAATAA
- a CDS encoding cytochrome c oxidase subunit 3, translated as MATTTTATTTKLWGGGKSPFNVEYGKLMMWYFLMSDAFTFGAFLISYGTIRFSTNGWPDPNEVFKSFPFAPEGVNAPLVFVSIMTFILIISSVTMVLAVHAGHNMDKKGVVKNLIWTIIGGLAFLGCQAWEWTHLHHEGAWWGSNPFLNADGTASSTNFTNYFFTITGFHGFHVFSGVIINIVMLIMTLMDKFEQRGHYLMIEKAGLYWHFVDLVWVFVFTCFYLV; from the coding sequence ATGGCAACGACAACAACTGCAACAACAACCAAATTGTGGGGTGGAGGAAAGAGTCCCTTCAATGTGGAGTATGGTAAACTGATGATGTGGTATTTCCTCATGAGTGATGCCTTCACATTTGGAGCTTTCCTGATCTCTTATGGTACCATCCGCTTCTCAACCAATGGATGGCCTGACCCGAATGAGGTCTTTAAAAGCTTCCCTTTTGCTCCCGAAGGAGTAAATGCACCGTTGGTATTCGTTAGTATCATGACCTTTATCCTGATCATCAGTTCAGTTACCATGGTATTGGCCGTGCATGCCGGACATAACATGGATAAAAAAGGGGTAGTGAAAAACCTGATCTGGACCATCATAGGTGGTTTGGCATTCTTAGGTTGTCAGGCTTGGGAGTGGACACATTTACATCATGAAGGTGCATGGTGGGGTAGCAATCCATTCTTAAATGCAGATGGAACCGCTTCTTCAACCAATTTTACCAATTATTTCTTTACGATCACTGGTTTCCATGGCTTCCACGTATTCTCTGGAGTGATCATCAATATCGTGATGCTGATCATGACACTGATGGATAAGTTCGAACAGCGTGGACATTACCTGATGATCGAGAAAGCAGGTTTGTACTGGCACTTTGTAGATCTGGTATGGGTATTCGTATTCACCTGTTTTTATCTGGTTTAG
- a CDS encoding cbb3-type cytochrome c oxidase subunit I gives MSNEAVVHAHGAVATHEGHGDHHHEHHHHETFITKYVFSQDHKMIAKQFLITGMVWAVLGGLMSVLFRLQLGYPDATFPWLEDILGKWAKGGRITPEAYYALVTTHGTVLVFFVLTAGLSGTFANFLIPLQVGARDMASPFMNMLSYWFFFAASIVMLSSMFVETGPFSGGWTAYPPLSALGDASPGSKIGMDMWLISMALFVVSSLLGGLNYIATVLNMRTKGMSMTRMPLTIWALFFTAVLGVLSFPVLFSGFILLIFDRNFGTSFYLSDIFINGVGALPNEGGSAILYQHLFWFLGHPEVYIILLPAMGMVSEILSVNSRKPIFGYMAMIGSLFAIAILAFLVWAHHMFVTGLNPFLGSIFVLLTLLIAVPSAIKVFNWLTTLWRGNIRFTPGMMFAIGFVSLFISGGLTGIWLGNSALDIHLHDTYFVIAHFHIVMGVASMFGMFAGIYHWFPKMYGRYLNNTMGYIHFWVTIAGAYLIFWPMHYEGLAGMPRRYYDYSIWESFKQFAELNRFISTVAMIVFAVQLLFLFNFFYSIFKGRKVTTLNPWGATTLEWTTPIKPGHGNWVGEIPEVHRWAYDYGKDGKEFIAQTTPVGADESHH, from the coding sequence ATGAGTAACGAAGCAGTAGTGCATGCACATGGAGCAGTGGCCACACACGAGGGTCATGGCGATCATCATCATGAGCATCACCATCATGAGACTTTCATCACGAAGTATGTGTTTAGTCAGGATCATAAAATGATCGCTAAACAGTTCCTGATCACCGGTATGGTTTGGGCTGTATTGGGTGGTTTGATGAGCGTTCTCTTCCGTTTGCAGCTGGGTTATCCTGATGCTACTTTCCCATGGTTAGAAGATATCCTTGGTAAATGGGCCAAAGGTGGTCGTATCACTCCGGAAGCTTACTATGCTTTGGTTACAACACACGGTACCGTTCTGGTATTCTTCGTATTGACCGCCGGTTTGAGTGGTACATTCGCCAACTTCCTGATTCCTTTACAAGTAGGTGCACGTGATATGGCATCTCCTTTCATGAATATGCTGAGCTACTGGTTCTTCTTCGCAGCTAGTATCGTGATGTTGTCTTCTATGTTCGTAGAGACAGGTCCATTCAGTGGTGGTTGGACAGCTTATCCTCCGTTAAGTGCTTTGGGTGATGCATCACCGGGTTCTAAGATCGGTATGGATATGTGGCTGATCTCAATGGCATTATTCGTTGTATCCTCTTTATTGGGTGGTTTGAACTATATCGCTACTGTATTGAACATGCGTACAAAAGGTATGAGCATGACTCGTATGCCTTTGACCATCTGGGCATTGTTCTTCACTGCAGTATTGGGTGTATTATCATTCCCTGTATTATTCTCTGGTTTTATTCTGTTGATCTTCGACAGAAACTTCGGAACCAGTTTCTATCTGTCAGATATTTTCATCAATGGTGTAGGTGCATTGCCTAATGAAGGTGGTAGCGCTATCCTTTACCAGCACTTGTTCTGGTTCTTAGGACACCCTGAAGTATACATTATCCTGTTGCCTGCCATGGGTATGGTATCAGAGATTCTTTCTGTGAACTCTCGTAAACCGATCTTCGGTTACATGGCGATGATCGGATCATTGTTCGCGATCGCAATCCTTGCGTTCTTAGTATGGGCACACCATATGTTCGTGACTGGATTGAATCCTTTCTTAGGTTCCATCTTCGTACTGTTGACATTGCTGATCGCAGTACCATCTGCTATCAAAGTGTTCAACTGGTTAACAACATTATGGAGAGGTAATATTCGTTTCACTCCGGGTATGATGTTCGCGATCGGATTTGTGAGCTTATTCATCTCCGGTGGTTTAACAGGTATCTGGTTAGGTAACTCAGCATTGGATATCCATCTGCACGATACCTATTTCGTAATCGCACACTTCCATATTGTAATGGGTGTAGCTTCTATGTTCGGTATGTTCGCAGGTATTTACCACTGGTTCCCTAAAATGTATGGCCGTTACCTGAATAACACGATGGGTTATATTCACTTCTGGGTAACCATCGCCGGTGCTTACCTGATCTTCTGGCCAATGCACTATGAAGGTCTGGCAGGTATGCCACGTCGTTATTACGATTACAGCATCTGGGAAAGCTTCAAGCAATTTGCTGAACTGAACAGATTCATCAGCACAGTGGCAATGATCGTATTCGCAGTACAGTTATTGTTCTTGTTCAACTTCTTCTATTCTATTTTCAAAGGAAGAAAAGTGACGACATTGAATCCATGGGGTGCTACTACATTGGAATGGACAACACCGATCAAACCTGGTCACGGTAACTGGGTGGGAGAAATTCCTGAAGTACATCGTTGGGCTTATGATTACGGTAAGGATGGCAAAGAATTCATTGCACAGACAACACCGGTGGGAGCAGATGAAAGTCATCATTAA
- the cyoE gene encoding heme o synthase, protein MTADTKDSASFSVAAKVKDYFQLIKFTLSFTVVFSCVVCYLLAPKVVEYDLGMIVVLFIAGMLVTGSANAINQAVEKDTDAMMKRTGKRPVANGRMKQQEAYIFALIAGLLGVVMMWYFFNLSSALLSAFSLFLYAYIYTPLKKINSIAVLVGAFPGALPCLIGWVAGNDDFGPGGWILFGIQFLWQFPHFWAIAWVAHSDYSKAGFKLLPSDLGPTKFTALQAVMYSVLMIPVGILPYYFGLTGETSMWILIAANLFMVVQSIRLYKDMDVKAARRVMFSSYIYLPIVLLALLADKIK, encoded by the coding sequence ATGACAGCAGACACCAAAGATTCCGCTTCGTTCTCAGTAGCGGCCAAAGTAAAAGACTACTTCCAGCTCATCAAGTTTACGTTGAGCTTTACAGTGGTTTTTTCTTGTGTGGTTTGTTATCTGCTGGCTCCAAAAGTTGTGGAGTATGATCTGGGGATGATCGTAGTTCTTTTCATTGCAGGTATGTTAGTGACTGGAAGTGCTAACGCTATCAATCAGGCAGTAGAAAAAGATACAGATGCCATGATGAAACGCACCGGTAAAAGACCGGTAGCAAATGGCAGAATGAAACAACAAGAAGCTTACATATTCGCTTTGATCGCAGGATTGTTGGGAGTAGTGATGATGTGGTATTTTTTCAACCTGTCATCTGCTTTATTGTCTGCCTTCAGTTTGTTTCTCTATGCATATATCTATACACCACTAAAGAAGATCAATTCGATAGCGGTATTGGTAGGGGCTTTTCCGGGAGCGTTACCTTGCTTGATCGGATGGGTAGCAGGCAATGATGATTTTGGTCCGGGTGGATGGATATTATTCGGCATACAATTCCTTTGGCAGTTCCCGCATTTCTGGGCGATTGCCTGGGTGGCTCATAGTGATTATAGTAAGGCAGGATTTAAACTACTGCCTTCAGACCTGGGTCCTACTAAATTCACCGCTTTACAAGCAGTGATGTATTCGGTATTAATGATACCAGTGGGTATTTTGCCTTATTACTTTGGATTGACAGGTGAAACAAGTATGTGGATACTCATTGCTGCCAACTTATTCATGGTAGTACAAAGTATCAGGTTGTATAAAGACATGGACGTAAAAGCAGCCAGAAGAGTCATGTTCAGCAGTTATATCTATCTGCCGATCGTATTGCTTGCTCTGCTGGCGGATAAAATAAAATAG
- a CDS encoding antibiotic biosynthesis monooxygenase, whose amino-acid sequence MEHYTLQTRFITRESKGNSLLNILTRLYNKIAYVHGCHLYIINQDAENSDHILVTELWDSLESHQQSQSLRDFQEAISQATPLLAIEPERRVLKAVAGKGLL is encoded by the coding sequence ATGGAGCATTACACTTTACAAACCCGATTCATTACCCGTGAATCAAAGGGTAATAGCCTGTTGAACATTCTTACCCGACTGTACAATAAGATCGCTTATGTACACGGATGTCATCTGTATATTATCAATCAAGATGCCGAGAATAGCGATCATATCCTGGTAACTGAACTATGGGATTCTCTGGAAAGCCATCAACAATCACAAAGTCTACGTGATTTTCAGGAAGCCATCTCTCAAGCTACCCCACTTCTAGCCATTGAACCTGAAAGAAGGGTATTAAAGGCTGTAGCGGGGAAAGGATTGTTATAA
- a CDS encoding quinol:cytochrome C oxidoreductase gives MASIKTQFEIPGKMKTWSYALIGVGLVALIAGLVIKGFSSDEHEQTIFWGTLMYNTIFWTLVCNASMFFICVTTMAMGGWQQSFRRIPEAISTMVPIFGAITFAVLIYVVVGHKHHIYHWLDSEAVANDPILKGKAGFLNPVFFIVWTTLTIGLWSILGWRMRQLSSEADEAPMDAEKGASFIWRNTVRAALFTVWFALTVGSTIPWLWMMSIDAHWYSTMYSWYTFASSFVSGMSLIALWVIYLKNKGYLELTSQEHLHDIGKFMFAFSIFWTYLWFSQYMLIWYANIPEETVYFKHRVQGPYKGIFFLNLIINFLCPLLILMKRSAKRNYTLVTFMAVLIIFGHWIDFYQMIMGSLSKEHVTLGWLDFGILSLFVGMMILGVGKALTKKPLVPKYHPFLKESVIHQV, from the coding sequence ATGGCATCTATCAAAACGCAATTTGAGATACCCGGAAAGATGAAAACATGGTCATATGCCCTTATTGGCGTTGGTCTTGTAGCGCTGATCGCCGGACTCGTGATCAAAGGTTTCAGTTCTGATGAACATGAGCAAACCATTTTCTGGGGAACCCTGATGTACAATACCATTTTCTGGACACTGGTTTGTAATGCCAGTATGTTCTTTATCTGCGTTACTACAATGGCGATGGGCGGATGGCAGCAATCATTCCGTCGTATTCCGGAAGCCATTTCTACTATGGTACCTATTTTCGGTGCCATTACTTTTGCAGTTTTGATCTATGTTGTTGTTGGACATAAACACCATATCTATCATTGGTTAGATAGCGAAGCAGTTGCCAATGACCCGATCCTGAAAGGAAAAGCAGGATTCTTGAATCCTGTATTCTTCATCGTTTGGACTACTTTGACCATTGGTCTTTGGAGTATTTTAGGTTGGAGAATGCGTCAGTTGAGCAGTGAAGCAGATGAAGCTCCGATGGATGCGGAAAAAGGTGCAAGTTTTATCTGGAGAAATACAGTTCGTGCAGCTTTATTTACTGTATGGTTCGCATTGACCGTAGGTTCTACTATTCCTTGGTTATGGATGATGAGTATCGATGCACACTGGTACTCTACCATGTATAGCTGGTATACTTTTGCAAGTTCATTTGTATCGGGTATGTCTTTGATCGCTCTTTGGGTGATCTACCTGAAGAACAAAGGATACCTCGAATTAACTTCTCAGGAACACCTGCATGATATCGGTAAGTTCATGTTTGCATTCTCAATCTTCTGGACTTACTTATGGTTCTCTCAGTACATGCTGATCTGGTATGCAAATATTCCTGAAGAAACTGTTTACTTCAAACACAGAGTACAAGGTCCATATAAAGGAATCTTCTTCCTGAACCTGATCATCAACTTCTTGTGTCCTTTGTTGATCCTGATGAAACGCTCAGCGAAGAGAAATTACACACTTGTAACTTTTATGGCAGTATTGATCATCTTTGGGCATTGGATCGATTTTTACCAAATGATCATGGGAAGTCTGTCTAAAGAACACGTGACTTTAGGCTGGTTGGATTTTGGAATTCTGAGCTTGTTTGTAGGTATGATGATCCTGGGTGTAGGAAAAGCGCTTACTAAAAAACCATTGGTTCCAAAATATCATCCTTTCCTGAAAGAGAGTGTGATTCACCAGGTGTAG
- a CDS encoding MGMT family protein, with the protein MPPKKSTEKPRTVLPSGSKDVSFFEQVYDVVRQIPKGRVTSYGAIAAFLGTKMSARMVGWAMNGSFHIKPKVPAHRVVNRNGMLSGKAHFATPTLMEELLAKEKIKVKDDMIIDFEKKFWDPAVEISL; encoded by the coding sequence GTGCCTCCTAAAAAATCAACTGAAAAGCCAAGGACTGTATTACCCTCCGGTAGTAAAGATGTTTCCTTTTTCGAACAGGTATATGATGTGGTACGTCAAATACCTAAAGGACGTGTAACATCTTATGGCGCAATTGCTGCTTTTTTAGGTACAAAAATGAGCGCCAGAATGGTGGGCTGGGCCATGAATGGTTCTTTTCATATAAAACCGAAAGTACCCGCACATCGTGTTGTCAACAGAAACGGCATGCTGAGTGGGAAAGCTCATTTTGCAACACCCACACTGATGGAAGAATTGCTCGCCAAAGAGAAGATCAAAGTGAAAGATGATATGATCATTGACTTTGAAAAAAAATTCTGGGATCCGGCTGTAGAAATTAGTTTATAA
- a CDS encoding SCO family protein → MNKKAILGLLVAVFIPILCYLILKYASETAVDMPRKYLLDTVVTRVEKGKMITDSVWHKTANITLQNQLGETVSLYDKQGKIMVVDFFFTSCRSICPGLTRNMSKLQQSFLKGGNVRNKIDTSIVQFVSFTVDPEHDSVAVLKDYADRFGVNHDNWWMLTGSKDSIYRFAYEELKVDKFSEEPMSPDFVHTTRFVLLDKDRYVRGYYNGLDSTSLSKLARDIGFLMLEKDKKKKSTVFMQIIDLSWLWLIVVLAVIFFVLYMRNRRKING, encoded by the coding sequence ATGAATAAGAAAGCAATACTCGGTTTGTTGGTAGCGGTTTTCATTCCTATCCTTTGTTACCTGATCTTAAAATACGCCAGCGAAACTGCGGTAGATATGCCTCGAAAATATCTGCTGGATACAGTTGTTACACGTGTAGAGAAAGGTAAGATGATCACGGATAGTGTTTGGCACAAGACAGCTAATATCACTCTACAGAACCAGCTGGGTGAAACTGTGAGCTTGTATGATAAGCAAGGAAAGATCATGGTGGTTGATTTCTTCTTCACCAGCTGTAGAAGTATTTGTCCCGGACTTACCAGAAACATGTCGAAACTGCAACAATCATTTTTGAAGGGAGGAAATGTCCGTAATAAGATCGATACTTCTATAGTACAATTCGTATCGTTCACTGTTGATCCCGAACACGATTCTGTAGCAGTATTAAAAGATTATGCAGATCGCTTCGGTGTGAATCATGATAACTGGTGGATGTTAACAGGAAGTAAGGACTCGATCTATCGGTTCGCTTATGAGGAATTGAAAGTAGATAAGTTCAGTGAAGAGCCAATGAGCCCGGATTTTGTACATACCACACGATTTGTATTATTGGATAAAGACCGTTATGTAAGAGGATATTACAATGGACTTGACTCAACTTCTCTTTCCAAACTGGCACGTGATATCGGATTCCTGATGCTGGAAAAGGATAAAAAGAAAAAGAGTACCGTATTCATGCAGATCATTGATCTGAGCTGGCTTTGGTTGATTGTAGTATTGGCAGTGATCTTCTTTGTACTCTATATGCGTAATCGTAGAAAAATAAACGGATAA
- a CDS encoding cytochrome C oxidase subunit IV family protein — protein sequence MSHSVGHEETHGGGTSEIKKVTIILSVLTIIELVLGFWMIGMESEGLRFAIKGAIIILMLAKAFYIVGYFMHLKHEIKNLIMTIVVPLALFIWFIIAFLADGNSFRNLRNTYDPYFKEQSTIKVEKKEHGSHGAAAGTHADSTHKSEGAVENKH from the coding sequence ATGTCACATTCAGTAGGTCACGAAGAAACACATGGTGGTGGTACCAGCGAGATCAAAAAAGTAACCATCATCCTCTCTGTTTTAACCATCATAGAACTGGTACTCGGTTTCTGGATGATTGGTATGGAAAGTGAAGGATTAAGATTCGCCATCAAAGGTGCCATCATTATCCTGATGCTTGCCAAAGCTTTTTATATCGTTGGATATTTCATGCACCTGAAACATGAGATCAAAAACCTGATCATGACGATCGTGGTTCCTTTGGCTTTATTCATTTGGTTCATCATCGCATTCCTGGCTGATGGTAATTCTTTCAGAAATTTGCGTAATACTTACGATCCTTATTTCAAAGAACAAAGCACCATCAAAGTTGAGAAGAAAGAGCATGGATCACATGGTGCCGCTGCAGGTACACATGCTGATTCTACCCATAAGAGTGAAGGTGCGGTGGAAAACAAACACTAA